A single region of the Drosophila miranda strain MSH22 chromosome 2, D.miranda_PacBio2.1, whole genome shotgun sequence genome encodes:
- the LOC108156721 gene encoding organic cation transporter-like protein, with protein MGYDEAIIKLGDFGRYQKIIYFLICLTSIPVAFHKLAGVFLLAKPDFRCALPFEDDSPGNGSQYELPHHLWNISYPPGEVCEYYDVTYSEEYLNGSLVRTTNDTRSCDRYVYDQSKYLNSAVTEWNLVCGRGFLAATSDSLFMLGVLVGSIIFGQLSDKYGRKPILFASLVIQVVFGVLAGLAPEYFTYTMARVIVGATTSGVFLVAYVIAMEMVGPAKRLYAGIFVMMFFSLGFMLTAAFAYFIHDWRWLQIALTLPGLIFMCYYWIIPESARWLLSKGRKECAIANMQKAARFNRVDITNEALSALLDEGESSADKQKQLDQVKVKEPLPSVWDLFCYPNLRRKTLLIFLDWLVTSGVYYGLSWNTNNLGGNVLLNFVISGAVEIPAYIFLLLTLNRWGRRSILCGCLVVAGLSLLLTVVIPQERNGLIVTCAMMGKLAITASYGTVYIFSAEQFPTVVRNVALGAASMVARIGGMLAPYLTFLASVWRPLPLLICGVLSLAAGLLSLLLPETHNKPMLETIADGERFGKKTKGDVYLEAGRELRETLETQPLNGSLENVHKV; from the coding sequence ATGGGGTACGACGAGGCCATCATCAAGTTGGGCGACTTTGGGCGCTACCAGAAGATCATCTACTTCCTCATCTGCCTCACGTCCATTCCGGTGGCCTTCCATAAGCTGGCTGGCGTCTTTCTCCTGGCAAAGCCCGACTTCCGCTGCGCCCTGCCCTTCGAGGACGATTCACCGGGCAATGGCTCCCAATACGAGCTGCCGCACCACCTGTGGAACATCTCCTATCCCCCCGGCGAGGTGTGTGAGTATTACGATGTGACGTACAGCGAGGAGTACCTGAACGGGAGCCTGGTCAGGACCACAAACGACACTCGGAGCTGCGACCGATATGTGTACGACCAGAGCAAGTACCTCAACAGCGCCGTGACCGAGTGGAATCTCGTCTGCGGACGCGGCTTCCTGGCTGCCACCAGTGACTCCCTCTTCATGCTGGGCGTCCTCGTGGGCAGCATCATCTTTGGCCAGCTGAGCGACAAGTACGGACGCAAGCCGATCCTCTTCGCCTCGCTCGTTATCCAGGTGGTGTTTGGAGTCCTGGCCGGACTTGCACCGGAATACTTTACCTACACCATGGCTCGGGTGATTGTGGGTGCCACCACATCGGGCGTGTTCCTTGTGGCCTATGTGATTGCCATGGAGATGGTGGGTCCTGCCAAGCGCCTATACGCAGGAATCTTTGTGATGATGTTCTTCTCCTTGGGCTTCATGCTGACGGCGGCCTTTGCCTACTTCATCCACGACTGGCGCTGGCTGCAGATTGCCCTCACGCTCCCAGGACTCATATTTATGTGCTACTATTGGATCATTCCGGAGTCCGCCCGCTGGCTGCTTTCGAAGGGCCGCAAAGAGTGCGCCATCGCCAATATGCAGAAGGCGGCGCGATTCAATCGTGTGGACATCACGAACGAGGCCTTGAGTGCTCTGCTGGACGAGGGCGAGAGTTCGGCGGACAAGCAGAAGCAGCTGGATCAGGTGAAGGTGAAGGAGCCACTGCCGTCCGTGTGGGATCTGTTCTGCTACCCCAACCTGCGCCGCAAGACGCTGCTCATCTTCCTCGACTGGCTGGTGACCAGCGGCGTCTACTACGGTCTCTCGTGGAACACGAACAACCTTGGCGGGAATGTGCTACTCAACTTTGTCATCTCTGGCGCCGTCGAGATTCCAGCCTACATTTTCCTGCTGCTCACGCTCAACAGGTGGGGCCGGCGCTCCATCCTCTGCGGCTGCCTGGTGGTGGCGGGACTCAGCCTGTTGCTCACCGTCGTCATTCCCCAGGAGCGGAATGGCCTCATTGTCACATGCGCAATGATGGGCAAGCTGGCCATCACCGCATCCTACGGCACTGTGTACATCTTCTCTGCGGAGCAGTTCCCCACGGTGGTGCGAAATGTGGCCTTGGGCGCCGCCTCGATGGTGGCCCGGATTGGCGGAATGTTGGCCCCCTACCTCACCTTCCTGGCCAGCGTCTGGCGACCCCTGCCGCTGCTCATCTGTGGCGTGCTCTCTCTGGCAGCCGGCCTgctctctctgctgctgcccgAGACCCACAACAAGCCGATGCTGGAGACGATTGCCGACGGAGAGCGTTTCGGCAAGAAGACCAAG